A window from bacterium encodes these proteins:
- a CDS encoding carbohydrate-binding protein: MKRLHLLGLLSVLWASGLVWGAGTALADGGCLLSATAPGAYAVRYWPDRIVLTYDARDAVAVTVHLPQAAQWARLDEGQLPAAKMAWDAQAGCVTLQLPAGTHAAHVAWQGKYQKAPRGQAIPVLMDGKKAGSITAHFTLEGMTAEGSVPAQVAIMRASLRLKGATQVEPVLTVGTTVLDRWQAQAQQLAAQRTVAMAEATPLSLTVASYSLAASPVEAIAFETVQAALEPKRLAAMPEQGLVIEAEAFAAEGGGKVDISDKHFQTHGGKSIFNNSGDGHWLEYKLTVPQAGTYDLYIRAASQEPADLRSVSLDGQTPPGLGLVKFPGTGGWGYGAQEWAALQLTGTAQAPSLKLAAGEHTLRVTGQGSTHLNLDYFLLTPR, translated from the coding sequence ATGAAACGACTGCATCTGCTGGGTCTGCTGAGCGTGCTGTGGGCCTCCGGCCTCGTCTGGGGCGCGGGAACGGCCCTGGCGGACGGCGGCTGCCTGCTGTCGGCCACGGCGCCGGGAGCGTACGCCGTGCGCTACTGGCCCGACCGCATCGTGCTCACCTATGACGCCAGAGATGCGGTTGCGGTCACAGTGCATCTGCCGCAGGCAGCGCAGTGGGCGCGGCTGGACGAGGGGCAGTTGCCGGCGGCGAAGATGGCCTGGGATGCCCAGGCCGGCTGCGTGACGCTGCAACTCCCGGCCGGGACGCACGCGGCCCACGTGGCCTGGCAAGGCAAGTACCAGAAGGCCCCACGCGGGCAGGCGATCCCGGTGCTCATGGACGGGAAGAAGGCCGGGAGCATCACTGCGCACTTCACGCTGGAGGGGATGACAGCCGAGGGGTCGGTGCCGGCTCAGGTAGCGATCATGCGTGCGAGCTTGCGGCTGAAGGGCGCCACGCAGGTTGAGCCGGTGCTCACAGTCGGGACCACCGTCCTGGATCGCTGGCAGGCCCAGGCGCAGCAACTGGCGGCGCAGCGCACCGTGGCCATGGCGGAAGCGACGCCCCTGAGCCTGACGGTGGCGAGCTACAGCCTGGCGGCCTCGCCGGTGGAGGCCATCGCGTTCGAGACGGTGCAGGCGGCGCTGGAGCCGAAGCGGCTGGCGGCCATGCCCGAACAGGGCCTGGTGATCGAGGCGGAGGCCTTCGCCGCGGAGGGCGGCGGCAAGGTGGACATCTCCGACAAGCACTTCCAGACCCACGGCGGCAAGAGCATCTTCAACAACTCGGGGGATGGACACTGGCTCGAGTACAAGCTCACCGTACCGCAGGCGGGGACGTATGATCTGTACATACGGGCGGCCTCCCAGGAGCCAGCGGACCTGCGCTCGGTGTCGCTCGACGGCCAGACGCCACCAGGGCTCGGGCTGGTCAAGTTCCCCGGCACCGGCGGGTGGGGCTATGGCGCCCAGGAGTGGGCGGCCCTGCAACTGACGGGCACGGCGCAGGCGCCGTCACTGAAGCTGGCCGCCGGCGAGCACACGCTGCGAGTGACGGGCCAGGGCAGCACCCACCTGAATCTGGACTACTTCCTACTCACGCCCCGTTAG
- a CDS encoding Gfo/Idh/MocA family oxidoreductase, with amino-acid sequence MDKIRVGMVGCDLHALYYAVLMAEHDPLVLRGDGMGQDRGQAAFFYHYTHYNDPRTMTAPQVWEFQIVKCWDPDRESAESVAHIFGAQVCDHFADCSEDVDLVFIPDCNGDGSTHLELATPGLTKGVPTFVDKPLAYEYHDALALLDLGAAHGAPVMSLSMLRTVPQARWFRDRLQEVWPVGYGSIKGGGAAMAGHIHAVSLAQHVFGPGVAAVEAMGPGELSYIHLDYGGRADRPSHGVMLNCDAGPTWHCSFYVSAFGAQGAIHSGNIGDFEFPEGAGEILRRIARMVRAGQPTEPRAEMLENIAVATAARLAQREGRRVYLREVVPG; translated from the coding sequence ATGGACAAGATCCGCGTCGGGATGGTCGGTTGCGACCTGCACGCCCTGTACTATGCTGTGCTCATGGCCGAGCATGACCCGCTGGTCCTGCGTGGCGACGGTATGGGCCAGGACCGGGGGCAAGCGGCGTTCTTCTACCACTACACCCACTACAACGACCCCCGCACCATGACCGCGCCGCAGGTGTGGGAGTTCCAGATCGTCAAGTGCTGGGACCCGGACCGCGAGAGCGCCGAGTCCGTCGCGCACATCTTTGGCGCGCAGGTGTGCGACCACTTCGCCGACTGCTCCGAGGACGTGGACCTCGTCTTCATCCCCGACTGCAACGGCGACGGCTCGACCCACCTGGAGCTGGCGACGCCCGGCCTGACGAAGGGTGTGCCGACGTTCGTGGACAAACCCCTGGCCTACGAGTACCACGACGCACTGGCGCTCCTGGACCTGGGCGCGGCGCACGGGGCGCCGGTCATGTCCCTCTCGATGCTGCGCACCGTGCCACAGGCGCGCTGGTTCCGCGACCGCCTGCAGGAGGTGTGGCCGGTCGGTTACGGCTCCATCAAGGGCGGCGGGGCGGCCATGGCGGGGCACATTCACGCCGTCAGTCTCGCCCAGCATGTCTTCGGCCCCGGCGTCGCGGCGGTCGAGGCGATGGGGCCCGGCGAGCTGTCGTACATCCACCTGGACTACGGCGGCCGGGCGGACCGGCCCTCGCATGGTGTGATGCTTAACTGTGACGCCGGGCCAACCTGGCACTGCTCGTTCTATGTCAGCGCCTTCGGCGCGCAGGGGGCCATCCATTCGGGGAACATCGGCGACTTCGAGTTCCCCGAGGGTGCCGGTGAGATCCTGCGGCGCATCGCGCGGATGGTGCGCGCAGGCCAGCCCACCGAACCGCGCGCCGAGATGCTCGAGAACATCGCGGTGGCGACGGCGGCCCGCCTCGCGCAGCGGGAAGGGCGACGGGTGTACTTGCGCGAAGTGGTTCCCGGATAG
- a CDS encoding PLD nuclease N-terminal domain-containing protein, which translates to MDTDTAGPAIAVVFMIVIYGGMFLFVIAAMVLWIMALVDVVKRQFKEPNEKIVWVLIIALTHWIGALIYMLIGRKQGWLPEEAYYTPPPGATPPSGPAG; encoded by the coding sequence ATGGACACCGACACCGCCGGCCCTGCCATCGCCGTCGTCTTCATGATCGTCATCTACGGTGGGATGTTCCTGTTCGTGATTGCGGCCATGGTGCTGTGGATCATGGCGCTGGTGGACGTGGTCAAGCGGCAGTTCAAGGAGCCGAACGAGAAGATCGTGTGGGTGCTCATCATCGCCCTGACGCACTGGATCGGGGCGCTGATCTACATGCTGATCGGCAGGAAGCAAGGCTGGCTGCCGGAGGAGGCGTACTACACCCCGCCACCCGGCGCCACGCCGCCGTCAGGCCCCGCCGGCTAG